A DNA window from Flavisolibacter ginsenosidimutans contains the following coding sequences:
- a CDS encoding anthranilate synthase component I family protein, with protein sequence MKKIQIETTVKKMLADVYTPVGIYLRLRDRFRDTILLESTDHHAAENSYSFICINAIGGIEIKGETVETKLPNENAERRTLSNHGDLKNILWNYMQGFETSSEDENAARFAQGLFGYFTFDAVQYFETIRFKKSNDKSNEIPIARYRLYQYVIAINHYRDELLLLENKIDGLESELPLIESLINSKDVPVFPFQTVEEEGTNMSDEDYRQMVGKGIKSCFRGDVFQIVLSRRFQQKFTGDEFNVYRALRNVNPSPYLFFFDYGDYKLMGSSPEAQLIIKDGKAVMHPIAGTFKRTGHDETDQQRAGELLEDPKENAEHVMLVDLARNDLSTVCFNVAVTHYREVKYYSHVIHLVSEVTGEVKEGANPFEVLFKTFPAGTLSGAPKYKAMQLIDDFEPTLRSFYGGAIGFVGFNGSCNHAIMIRTLLSKANTLFLQAGAGVVAASNPESELQEVANKLGALKKAIERAQVIG encoded by the coding sequence ATGAAAAAAATTCAGATAGAAACAACGGTTAAGAAGATGTTGGCGGACGTGTACACGCCGGTGGGCATTTACCTGCGCCTGCGCGACCGCTTCCGGGATACAATCCTTTTGGAAAGCACCGACCACCACGCCGCCGAGAACAGTTATTCGTTTATCTGCATCAATGCTATTGGGGGCATTGAGATAAAAGGTGAAACCGTTGAAACTAAATTGCCGAACGAAAATGCGGAACGAAGAACATTAAGTAATCACGGCGATTTGAAGAACATCCTTTGGAACTACATGCAAGGATTTGAAACAAGCAGTGAAGATGAAAATGCAGCACGGTTTGCGCAGGGCTTGTTCGGTTACTTCACCTTTGATGCCGTTCAGTATTTTGAAACCATTCGCTTCAAAAAAAGCAACGACAAGAGCAACGAAATTCCCATCGCACGATATCGCCTGTATCAATACGTTATCGCCATCAATCATTACCGCGATGAACTGCTTTTGCTGGAAAATAAAATAGACGGTCTGGAAAGCGAATTGCCCCTGATTGAAAGCCTTATCAACAGCAAAGACGTTCCGGTGTTTCCCTTTCAAACAGTGGAGGAAGAAGGTACCAACATGAGCGACGAAGACTACCGGCAAATGGTGGGAAAAGGAATTAAAAGCTGCTTCCGCGGTGATGTGTTTCAAATTGTGTTGAGCCGCCGCTTTCAGCAAAAGTTCACTGGCGATGAGTTCAACGTTTACCGTGCCTTGCGCAACGTAAATCCTTCGCCTTATTTGTTCTTTTTCGATTACGGTGATTACAAGCTGATGGGCTCTTCGCCCGAAGCGCAACTGATCATCAAAGACGGCAAAGCCGTGATGCACCCCATTGCCGGAACCTTTAAACGCACGGGGCACGATGAAACCGATCAACAGCGTGCCGGCGAATTGTTGGAAGACCCGAAAGAAAACGCCGAACACGTAATGCTCGTTGATCTTGCCCGCAACGATTTAAGCACGGTTTGTTTTAATGTAGCCGTAACGCACTACCGCGAAGTGAAATACTATTCGCACGTCATTCATTTGGTAAGCGAAGTAACGGGCGAAGTAAAAGAAGGTGCAAATCCGTTTGAAGTTTTGTTCAAAACCTTTCCGGCCGGAACGTTAAGTGGCGCACCCAAATACAAAGCCATGCAGTTGATAGACGACTTCGAGCCGACGCTGCGCAGCTTTTACGGCGGCGCCATTGGCTTTGTTGGTTTCAACGGTTCGTGCAACCACGCCATCATGATCCGCACCTTGTTGAGCAAAGCCAATACATTGTTTTTGCAAGCCGGTGCAGGTGTGGTGGCAGCCAGTAATCCCGAAAGTGAATTGCAGGAAGTGGCCAACAAGCTTGGTGCGTTGAAGAAAGCGATTGAACGGGCACAGGTAATAGGTTAA
- a CDS encoding cupin domain-containing protein: protein MEKINLLQKFDLINEQWSPKIVGELNGQQVKLAKLKGEFVWHHHEEEDEAFFVVKGSFRMEFRDKTVELNEGDMIVVPRGVEHKPVADEEVWVMLFEPAGTLNTGNVTNEKTKHDLETI from the coding sequence ATGGAAAAGATAAACCTGTTGCAAAAGTTTGATTTGATTAACGAACAATGGAGCCCAAAGATTGTTGGTGAGTTGAATGGACAGCAGGTGAAGTTGGCAAAGCTTAAAGGTGAATTTGTATGGCATCACCACGAAGAGGAAGACGAAGCCTTCTTTGTAGTGAAAGGAAGTTTTCGAATGGAATTCAGGGACAAGACGGTTGAATTGAACGAAGGCGATATGATTGTTGTGCCGAGAGGTGTTGAACACAAGCCGGTGGCCGATGAAGAAGTTTGGGTGATGTTGTTTGAACCGGCGGGCACGTTGAACACGGGCAATGTGACGAACGAGAAAACAAAGCACGATTTAGAAACGATCTAA
- the trpC gene encoding indole-3-glycerol phosphate synthase TrpC codes for MNILEKIIAHKKTEVTKRKVEKPVADLEKERFFKRETLSLRKFILDEKKTGIIAEYKRQSPSKGIINDRDSVEIVTKAYFSYGASGISVLTDHEFFGGSLDDLIAARDNGVPLLRKDFTIDEYQIIEAKAYGADAVLLIAACLSPQEVKSLAAVARNLGLEVLLELHDESELEHVCDDVSLVGVNNRNLKNFEVDLEHSVRLAQQIDDKFIKVAESGINDVKNIQYLKQAGFKGFLIGEYFMKQTSPMEAFKEFTYQL; via the coding sequence ATGAACATCCTTGAAAAAATAATTGCGCACAAAAAAACAGAGGTTACCAAACGAAAGGTTGAAAAGCCCGTTGCCGATTTGGAGAAAGAACGTTTCTTCAAAAGAGAAACATTATCGCTGCGCAAATTCATTTTAGATGAAAAAAAAACCGGCATCATTGCCGAATACAAACGCCAGTCGCCGTCGAAAGGAATTATTAACGACCGCGACAGCGTTGAAATTGTGACAAAAGCTTATTTCTCTTACGGGGCTTCGGGCATCTCTGTTCTTACGGATCATGAATTTTTTGGCGGTTCGCTGGATGATTTAATTGCGGCACGCGACAACGGCGTTCCGCTTCTGCGCAAAGACTTTACAATTGATGAATACCAGATCATCGAAGCCAAAGCTTACGGCGCCGATGCGGTTTTGTTGATTGCCGCTTGCCTTTCGCCACAAGAAGTAAAATCATTGGCAGCAGTCGCAAGAAATTTAGGCCTTGAAGTGTTGCTGGAACTGCACGATGAATCTGAACTGGAACACGTTTGCGACGACGTAAGTTTGGTCGGTGTGAACAACCGCAACCTCAAAAATTTTGAAGTAGACCTGGAACATTCCGTTCGGCTGGCGCAGCAGATTGATGACAAATTTATCAAAGTGGCCGAGAGCGGCATCAACGATGTGAAGAACATTCAGTACTTAAAACAGGCCGGCTTTAAAGGCTTTTTGATCGGCGAGTATTTTATGAAACAAACAAGCCCGATGGAAGCCTTCAAAGAATTTACTTACCAGTTGTAA
- a CDS encoding phosphoribosylanthranilate isomerase, translated as MKVKVCGITQMDQLTQLPELGVNYAGFIFYAPSPRFVGRFSLSGPVVKKAKLPLYKVGVFVDATYEQVMRRIEEFGLDMVQLHGHETPYECQKIAAHIDVIKAFRFSENDHVQWTIKDFYADTDAFLFDTGVPATKKEREDKTLYGGTGRKFNWNRLKGLEIRKPFFLSGGIEPTDVPTVKEFMKDSVANDMMAVDINSRFETSPGVKDLAKVATFIKELKGA; from the coding sequence ATGAAAGTAAAAGTTTGCGGCATCACTCAAATGGATCAACTGACCCAATTGCCCGAATTGGGCGTAAACTATGCGGGTTTCATTTTTTACGCACCCAGTCCCCGTTTTGTTGGGCGTTTCAGTCTTTCCGGCCCGGTTGTTAAAAAGGCCAAATTGCCTTTGTACAAAGTAGGCGTTTTTGTAGACGCAACCTATGAACAAGTAATGCGCCGTATTGAGGAATTCGGTTTGGATATGGTGCAATTGCACGGACACGAAACGCCTTACGAGTGCCAGAAGATTGCGGCGCATATTGACGTGATAAAAGCCTTTCGGTTTTCGGAAAATGACCACGTACAATGGACCATCAAAGATTTTTACGCCGATACCGACGCTTTTCTTTTTGATACCGGCGTGCCGGCAACAAAAAAGGAACGGGAGGATAAAACACTTTACGGCGGAACGGGACGCAAGTTCAATTGGAACCGTTTGAAAGGACTGGAAATTCGAAAGCCGTTTTTTTTGAGCGGCGGCATTGAACCAACCGATGTGCCAACGGTAAAGGAATTTATGAAAGACAGCGTAGCGAATGATATGATGGCCGTGGACATCAACAGCCGTTTTGAAACGTCGCCCGGTGTAAAGGACTTGGCAAAAGTGGCGACCTTTATTAAGGAATTAAAAGGTGCTTGA
- a CDS encoding GNAT family N-acetyltransferase, protein MHIQHKEGQNHGTFFVEDDGDIVAEIVYAKGNENSIIIEHTEVDKDLQGHNIGYELVHKVVDYARLHGLKVSPVCPFAKAVFDKRADFKDVLI, encoded by the coding sequence ATGCACATTCAGCATAAAGAAGGTCAGAACCACGGGACATTTTTTGTAGAAGACGACGGTGATATTGTGGCCGAAATTGTTTACGCAAAAGGCAATGAAAACAGCATTATCATCGAACACACCGAAGTGGACAAGGATCTCCAAGGCCACAACATCGGCTACGAACTGGTGCACAAAGTGGTGGACTACGCACGGCTGCACGGACTGAAAGTTTCGCCGGTTTGTCCGTTTGCAAAAGCGGTGTTTGACAAGCGGGCTGATTTTAAAGACGTGCTGATCTGA
- the trpB gene encoding tryptophan synthase subunit beta, with the protein MSYHITRKTEDQSSAVDYRAGINKYAPDENGYYGRFGGAYIPEMLHRNVEELRTKYLEIMADASFQKEYQQLLHDYVGRPTPLYFAQRLSKEHGAQIFLKREDLCHTGAHKVNNTIGQILLAERLGKKRIIAETGAGQHGVATATVCALKGVECIVYMGEKDIERQAPNVARMKMLGAKVIPATSGSKTLKDATNEAIRDWINNPNDTHYIIGSVVGPHPYPDMVARFQSVISKEIRQQLKEKTGSELPNKVLACVGGGSNAAGAFYHFLDESSVELVAVEAAGEGVNSGKSAATTQLGRAGVLHGSKSIVMQTEDGQVIEPHSISAGLDYPGIGPLHAHLYDSGRGKFLSATDEEALAASFEVAKLEGIIPALETGHAFAALRQLELKKEDVVVVCLSGRGDKDLATYMKVMENNYEL; encoded by the coding sequence ATGAGTTATCACATAACGCGAAAGACCGAAGACCAAAGTTCAGCCGTGGATTACCGTGCAGGTATTAACAAGTATGCGCCGGATGAAAACGGCTACTACGGCCGCTTTGGTGGCGCTTACATTCCGGAAATGTTGCACCGTAACGTGGAGGAATTGCGTACGAAGTATTTGGAAATTATGGCCGATGCAAGTTTTCAAAAAGAGTATCAACAACTCTTACACGATTACGTGGGCCGGCCAACGCCGCTTTATTTTGCGCAGCGACTAAGCAAAGAACACGGTGCGCAGATTTTTTTAAAACGCGAAGACCTTTGTCATACCGGTGCGCACAAAGTGAACAATACCATTGGACAAATTTTGCTCGCTGAACGTTTAGGTAAAAAAAGAATCATTGCGGAAACCGGTGCGGGACAACACGGCGTTGCCACCGCAACAGTTTGTGCCTTGAAAGGCGTGGAGTGCATTGTGTACATGGGCGAAAAAGACATCGAACGGCAAGCGCCAAACGTTGCACGAATGAAGATGCTTGGTGCCAAAGTGATTCCTGCAACAAGCGGCAGTAAAACTTTGAAAGACGCAACAAACGAAGCCATTCGCGATTGGATCAACAATCCAAACGACACGCATTACATCATCGGCAGCGTGGTTGGCCCGCATCCTTATCCCGATATGGTGGCCCGTTTTCAAAGCGTGATTTCAAAAGAAATTCGTCAGCAGTTAAAAGAAAAAACAGGAAGCGAGTTGCCAAACAAAGTCTTGGCTTGTGTGGGCGGCGGCAGCAATGCGGCCGGTGCGTTTTATCATTTTCTTGATGAATCTTCAGTAGAATTGGTAGCGGTAGAAGCAGCCGGCGAAGGTGTAAACAGTGGCAAGAGCGCAGCGACAACGCAACTCGGAAGAGCCGGCGTTTTGCACGGCAGCAAAAGCATTGTAATGCAAACCGAAGACGGGCAAGTGATAGAGCCACACAGCATTTCAGCGGGATTGGATTATCCCGGAATAGGACCGCTTCACGCACATTTGTACGACAGTGGCAGAGGAAAATTTTTATCGGCAACCGATGAAGAAGCGTTGGCTGCATCGTTTGAAGTGGCGAAGCTGGAAGGCATTATTCCGGCGCTGGAAACCGGTCATGCTTTTGCTGCATTGCGCCAATTGGAATTAAAAAAAGAAGACGTGGTCGTGGTTTGTTTGAGTGGCCGTGGCGACAAAGATTTGGCAACATACATGAAGGTGATGGAAAATAATTATGAGTTATGA
- a CDS encoding DUF695 domain-containing protein, whose protein sequence is MNSKTATYTGFEFDVEGFPAVAVINKDLKDPRVQSGYTHSVFIELMPDAYNEIGHPTETEYDYLVEAEKKMIDYLESQTQTVHAGHITLYRMLQVIFYTKEPEKVEGFLNYFLSTIERENQLEIEPDQAWEAVSAFYELL, encoded by the coding sequence GTGAACAGCAAAACAGCAACATACACCGGTTTTGAATTTGACGTCGAAGGCTTTCCGGCCGTTGCCGTTATCAATAAGGATTTAAAAGACCCGCGAGTGCAGAGCGGCTATACGCATTCGGTTTTTATTGAGTTGATGCCTGATGCATACAACGAGATTGGTCACCCAACAGAAACGGAATACGATTACCTCGTTGAAGCCGAAAAGAAGATGATTGATTACCTCGAAAGCCAGACGCAAACGGTGCACGCTGGACACATTACGCTGTACCGTATGTTGCAGGTTATTTTTTATACGAAAGAGCCAGAGAAAGTAGAAGGTTTTCTTAACTACTTTTTGTCAACCATCGAAAGAGAGAACCAATTGGAAATTGAACCCGATCAGGCATGGGAAGCCGTATCGGCATTTTATGAATTGTTATGA
- the trpD gene encoding anthranilate phosphoribosyltransferase gives MKKILQQLFEHKTLSRQQAKEIMLNIAKGTYNDVELTAFVTVYLMRSITIDELQGFRDGLLELAVPVDLNGYEVMDIVGTGGDGKNTFNISTLSCFIVAGAGKKVAKHGNYGATSVSGASNVMETLGYKFKNENGKLKAELEETGFTFLHAPLFHPALKAVAGIRKNIGFRTFFNMLGPMVNPAKPSFQLVGVYNLEMARIYNYLLQQEGKPFTIIHSLDGYDEISLTNDTKVITQEGEKVLSAEQIGKRVVSPVDIYGGTTVDEAAKIFLKILKGEGTWAQNAVVLANAAMALQCTGDFKNYNAAYDAAVDSLESGKAFASFQKLISLQ, from the coding sequence ATGAAAAAAATATTACAACAACTGTTCGAGCACAAAACTCTTTCCCGCCAACAGGCAAAAGAGATCATGCTCAACATCGCCAAAGGCACATACAACGATGTAGAGCTAACGGCTTTCGTCACTGTTTATCTCATGCGCAGCATCACCATTGACGAACTGCAAGGCTTTCGCGATGGTTTGCTGGAACTGGCAGTGCCGGTTGATTTGAACGGTTACGAAGTGATGGACATTGTGGGTACGGGTGGAGACGGAAAAAACACCTTCAATATTTCAACGCTTTCCTGTTTTATTGTTGCGGGCGCCGGAAAGAAAGTAGCCAAGCACGGAAACTACGGCGCTACGTCTGTAAGCGGTGCGTCGAACGTAATGGAAACGCTGGGCTATAAATTCAAAAATGAAAACGGAAAACTAAAAGCGGAGCTTGAAGAAACAGGTTTTACATTTCTTCACGCACCGTTGTTTCACCCGGCTTTGAAAGCAGTAGCAGGCATCCGCAAAAACATCGGCTTCCGTACGTTCTTCAACATGCTCGGGCCGATGGTAAACCCGGCAAAACCTTCGTTTCAATTGGTGGGTGTTTACAATTTAGAAATGGCCCGTATTTACAATTATCTTTTGCAGCAGGAAGGCAAACCGTTTACCATCATTCACAGCCTTGATGGCTATGATGAAATTTCATTGACGAACGATACAAAGGTCATTACGCAGGAAGGGGAGAAGGTGTTATCGGCAGAGCAGATTGGCAAGCGTGTGGTGTCGCCTGTTGATATTTACGGCGGCACAACCGTTGACGAAGCCGCAAAAATTTTTCTAAAGATTTTGAAAGGCGAAGGAACATGGGCGCAGAATGCCGTAGTGCTTGCGAATGCAGCAATGGCTCTACAATGCACAGGCGATTTCAAAAATTACAACGCGGCCTATGATGCGGCTGTTGACAGCCTGGAAAGCGGAAAGGCATTTGCTTCATTTCAAAAATTAATTTCTCTTCAGTAA
- a CDS encoding anthranilate synthase component II: MKLLVFDNYDSFTYNLVHLVKKVSNEIDVEVFRNDELPLENVKAYDKIILSPGPGIPSEAGLLLPLIKEYAATKPILGVCLGHQAIGEAFGGTLVNLSTVYHGISTTCKVEDRDAPLFKDLPEEIQIGRYHSWVISDENFPEELEVTAKDENGYIMALQHKTYDVQGVQFHPESVLTPDGETIMRNWLKS, encoded by the coding sequence ATGAAACTATTGGTTTTTGATAATTACGATTCGTTTACTTACAACCTTGTTCATTTGGTGAAGAAGGTTTCAAACGAAATTGACGTTGAGGTTTTTCGCAACGACGAGCTTCCGTTGGAAAACGTAAAGGCTTACGATAAAATTATTTTGTCTCCAGGACCGGGCATACCATCGGAAGCGGGGTTGTTATTGCCATTAATTAAAGAATATGCTGCAACGAAACCAATTCTCGGTGTTTGTCTCGGCCACCAGGCCATCGGTGAAGCGTTTGGCGGAACGTTAGTTAATCTCTCAACGGTTTATCACGGCATCAGCACAACGTGCAAAGTAGAGGACAGAGATGCGCCTTTGTTTAAAGATTTGCCCGAAGAAATTCAGATTGGCCGCTACCACAGTTGGGTAATCAGTGATGAAAATTTTCCGGAGGAATTGGAAGTGACGGCAAAGGATGAAAACGGCTACATCATGGCTTTGCAACACAAAACTTACGATGTGCAGGGCGTGCAGTTTCATCCGGAAAGCGTGTTGACGCCGGACGGAGAAACCATCATGCGCAACTGGTTGAAAAGCTAA